Below is a window of Caldisericota bacterium DNA.
TATTATGTATTCAGGTGTGGTATGGAATTTTTTTTGAGTGATTTCTTGCAGTTGTGTTTTATAGTCCGTTGTTTCTATGTTTTCAACCTCTTTTAGTTCCGGTGACAGTATTCTTAAAATGAATTTTTCTGCCTCAGCAAATCCAAATGCGATAAATATTGCTGCAATAATTGCTTCAAGGGCGTCTGCAAGTAATGCTTTTTTGAACTTGCCTCCACTTCTTTCTTCTCCCTTTCCGAATAACAGGAGGTCCCCTGTGTTTAGCAACAGTGCTTTTTCTGACAGGCCTTTTTCACTCACTATGTAAGCTCGTTTTTTGCTGAGTTCGCCTTCTGAAAGAAATGGAAAGTGGCTGAAGAGGTAATCTGTAACAGCAAGTGATAGCACTGCATCTCCTAAAAATTCAAGCCTTTCATTTGATGCGTAGTCAGGAAATTCTCCGCTGAACGAGGAATGAGTAATTGCCCTAATGAATAATTTTCTTTTCGAGGGAGAAATTCTCCTTTTTATAAATTTCTCGAGCTTTCTAAGTTTTGTGTAAATGGTTTTATGCAAAGTTTCCATGATTTAGTTGCTGAATCGTTTTTTTAATAATCTTTTCTTTTTCCATTTTATAACACATTTTGATGGCGTTTTTTATTGCAATGTGTGATGAGCGGCCATGTGCGATAATGGAAATGCCATTTGTTCCCAAAAGGGGCGAACCGCCGAATGCTTCGTAATCGAATTGTTTAAATAGGTTTTTCATTGCGTTTTTCATGAGGAGTGCCCCCATGGCTGCGAGATTGCTCTTTTTAATTTCTGCTTTTAATGCGCCAATAATATGCTCAGCTGTGCCTTCTATTGTTTTTAGTGCTACATTCCCGGTAAAGCCATCTGTAACGATTAAATCTACTTCTCCTGTTAGTATATTATCCCCTTCTATATGTCCTTTGAATTCCTCAAACATGTTTTTAAGTGATTGATAAGCTTCTTGTGTAAGTTTTGAGCCTTTCTCTTCCTCGTTTCCTATATTCAAAAGCCCTATGGTTACTTTTCTTTTCAATATGTTTTCAAGGTACACTTTACCCATGAGAGCAAATTGGATAAGCTGTTTTGTATTGCAATCAGTGTTTGCTCCGGCATCTATTAGTAAACCCATTGAATGTGGAAAAGGCATAGGTACTGCGATCGCAGGGCGTATTATTCCTTTTATTCTGCCCAGTACAAATAGTGAAATAGCCATTTGTGCGCCAGTATTCCCTGCGCTGACAATTCCTGCTGCCTCTTTGTTTTTTACGAGCTCTATTGCTTTGTACAGAGAAGAATCTTTTTTTGTAAGAAGTGCATCTTTTGGGTGATCATGCATCGTAATAATTTGTGTTGTAGGATATATAGACACTCTATCTTTCAGCTTTGAAGGATATTTAAGCAGTTCTTTTTGAATTAAACTTTTATCGCCGGTTATGATAATCTGGATATCTTCTAATTCTTTTAAAGTCTCTATTGCTCCTTTTACTGTTTCTTGGGGGGCATAATCCCCTCCCATGCCATCCAATGCAATATGCATATTAAGTTGTCGGTTTCTTCTCTTTTTTTGTTTTCATTGCAACAACAGGGTTTCCATCGTAATATCCGCAATAAGGGCAGACATGATGAGAGAGAACAAGATTGTGGCAGTGAGGACACTCAATTAAATTGGGTGATTTAATTTTTTCTTTCCACTGTCTCATTCCCTTTTTACTTCTTGTTGTTTTTTTCTTGGGATTTGCCATTATTTTCAACTCCTTTTTCTGTTTTATAACTTTTGCAGTGTTGCCATTATAATGAATTATTTTTTTAATACAATGTTAAGCAATTTATTTTTAATGTATATTATCTTTAAAATTGTTCCTTCCGATGTTATTCT
It encodes the following:
- the rnc gene encoding ribonuclease III, which encodes MHKTIYTKLRKLEKFIKRRISPSKRKLFIRAITHSSFSGEFPDYASNERLEFLGDAVLSLAVTDYLFSHFPFLSEGELSKKRAYIVSEKGLSEKALLLNTGDLLLFGKGEERSGGKFKKALLADALEAIIAAIFIAFGFAEAEKFILRILSPELKEVENIETTDYKTQLQEITQKKFHTTPEYIIVKETGSPRNKMFFAKVSLDGTILGRGKGISKKEAEEYAAKEALQNETIKNDQENI
- the plsX gene encoding phosphate acyltransferase PlsX, encoding MHIALDGMGGDYAPQETVKGAIETLKELEDIQIIITGDKSLIQKELLKYPSKLKDRVSIYPTTQIITMHDHPKDALLTKKDSSLYKAIELVKNKEAAGIVSAGNTGAQMAISLFVLGRIKGIIRPAIAVPMPFPHSMGLLIDAGANTDCNTKQLIQFALMGKVYLENILKRKVTIGLLNIGNEEEKGSKLTQEAYQSLKNMFEEFKGHIEGDNILTGEVDLIVTDGFTGNVALKTIEGTAEHIIGALKAEIKKSNLAAMGALLMKNAMKNLFKQFDYEAFGGSPLLGTNGISIIAHGRSSHIAIKNAIKMCYKMEKEKIIKKTIQQLNHGNFA
- the rpmF gene encoding 50S ribosomal protein L32 is translated as MANPKKKTTRSKKGMRQWKEKIKSPNLIECPHCHNLVLSHHVCPYCGYYDGNPVVAMKTKKEKKPTT